From Antricoccus suffuscus, a single genomic window includes:
- a CDS encoding glucose-6-phosphate dehydrogenase: MRRGAEKTADLMVIFGITGDLARKMTFRSLYRLERKGLLDCPIIGVASDEMTVEQLVQRASDSIKETGEDFDQKVFARFAARLSYISGDVTKDDLYDDLTAAVKKFKRPLYYLEMPPSLFGPIAEQLGKAGLLEDALVAVEKPFGHDLTSARELNTRLHKVLREDQLLRVDHFLGKEPVIELEYLRFANVAFAELWDRKSVSCIQITMAEDFDVSDRGKFYDSVGALRDVVQNHLLQVLALVTMDPPAGAGADELRDKKTDVFKAIQAADPEHYVRGQYAGYTDVPGVAADSTTETFVALRLEIDNWRWSGVPIFLRAGKSLAVRATEVRLFLRRTPKLAFLPELTRAEPNQIVLRIDPDPGLRLAITARDDGTWRPVNLDTSFSTPLGEPLTPYERLFRGALTGDHSLFARQDSVEETWRIVQPLLDNPPPVHSYKPGSWGPTEADALIRGHQSWHKPWLEKAP, encoded by the coding sequence ATGAGGCGTGGCGCTGAGAAAACTGCCGACCTGATGGTGATTTTCGGCATCACAGGTGACCTTGCTCGCAAGATGACGTTCCGCTCGCTCTACCGGCTTGAACGCAAAGGCCTGCTTGACTGCCCGATCATCGGCGTCGCGAGCGATGAGATGACAGTGGAGCAGCTGGTCCAGCGCGCAAGCGACTCGATCAAGGAGACCGGCGAGGACTTCGACCAGAAGGTTTTCGCCCGGTTCGCCGCCCGGCTCTCCTACATCAGCGGCGATGTCACCAAAGACGACCTGTACGACGACCTGACTGCGGCCGTGAAGAAGTTCAAGCGGCCGCTCTACTACCTTGAGATGCCGCCGTCGCTATTCGGGCCGATAGCCGAGCAGCTCGGCAAGGCGGGGCTACTGGAGGACGCGCTGGTCGCGGTCGAGAAGCCGTTCGGTCATGACCTCACGTCGGCACGGGAACTCAATACGCGGCTGCACAAGGTCTTGCGAGAGGACCAGCTTCTGCGGGTGGATCACTTCCTGGGCAAGGAACCGGTCATCGAGCTGGAGTACCTGCGGTTCGCCAATGTCGCGTTCGCCGAGCTATGGGACCGCAAGAGCGTCTCGTGTATCCAGATCACCATGGCCGAGGACTTCGACGTCTCGGACCGTGGCAAGTTCTACGACTCGGTAGGCGCATTGCGCGACGTCGTACAAAATCACCTACTTCAGGTGCTCGCCTTGGTCACGATGGACCCGCCCGCCGGCGCGGGCGCCGACGAGTTGCGGGACAAGAAGACAGATGTATTCAAGGCGATCCAGGCGGCCGATCCCGAGCACTACGTGCGCGGGCAGTACGCCGGCTACACCGACGTACCCGGGGTAGCGGCTGACTCGACAACCGAGACGTTCGTTGCGTTGCGTCTCGAGATCGACAACTGGCGTTGGTCCGGCGTGCCGATCTTCCTGCGCGCGGGCAAGTCGCTCGCAGTGCGGGCCACCGAGGTCCGGCTGTTCTTGCGGCGTACGCCGAAACTCGCCTTTCTGCCGGAACTGACGCGGGCCGAGCCCAACCAAATCGTGCTGCGGATCGACCCCGATCCAGGGCTGCGACTGGCAATCACCGCCCGCGACGACGGCACGTGGCGTCCGGTCAACCTCGATACGTCGTTCAGTACACCGCTCGGTGAGCCGCTCACGCCGTACGAGCGGCTCTTCCGAGGAGCGCTCACCGGCGACCACAGCCTGTTCGCGCGGCAGGACAGTGTCGAGGAAACGTGGCGCATCGTGCAACCGTTGCTCGACAACCCTCCACCGGTGCACTCCTACAAGCCTGGTTCGTGGGGACCGACCGAAGCGGATGCCTTGATTCGTGGGCATCAAAGCTGGCACAAGCCGTGGCTGGAGAAAGCGCCCTAG
- a CDS encoding lysylphosphatidylglycerol synthase transmembrane domain-containing protein, giving the protein MLVDQTVRAVARTRQRAPHAGIINLIKISGALTDDSATPTDGPHKPIATHWLRRRVVPAVGVVLLVALVATQWRRLDDLPDILADASWGWLLVAVALQIASIGTLARQQRRFLDVQGGHYSLPSVVATTYAGNAISLSLPVVGPAAAAVFAYKRFTKIGVAPTVASWALAMSGIYTTVVYAAVTATAAALTGSKAGVISGLLSIALIVVPVLILLVGLHHESVRRRGRMVALWVVRTWCGLRHRPSAPMETAFLSGIDRIAALRLGGRGALLTMALTLANVLSKAGCLAAVTLSIYGHVPWAGIVLAWAAGQGLQLLNLTPGGLGVVDAAIGVALVGIGIPASTAIAITLVYRVISLWLVLLAGAVTLLYIRREA; this is encoded by the coding sequence ATGCTTGTTGACCAAACCGTACGTGCGGTCGCGCGCACCCGTCAACGCGCCCCACACGCTGGCATAATCAACCTCATCAAGATATCTGGAGCGCTCACCGACGACAGCGCGACACCCACTGACGGCCCCCACAAACCGATCGCCACGCACTGGCTACGCAGGAGGGTTGTCCCGGCAGTAGGAGTCGTGCTCCTCGTCGCACTCGTCGCGACCCAGTGGCGCCGACTCGACGACCTGCCCGACATCCTGGCCGATGCCAGTTGGGGCTGGCTTCTTGTCGCTGTCGCTCTCCAAATCGCCTCGATCGGAACCCTAGCCCGTCAACAACGCCGGTTTCTCGACGTACAGGGCGGGCACTACTCGTTGCCGTCGGTAGTCGCAACGACGTACGCCGGAAATGCGATCTCGCTGTCGCTTCCGGTTGTCGGCCCGGCGGCGGCGGCAGTCTTCGCCTACAAGCGGTTCACCAAGATCGGCGTCGCACCAACGGTTGCAAGCTGGGCACTCGCGATGTCCGGGATCTACACGACGGTGGTCTACGCCGCGGTGACCGCGACGGCCGCCGCTTTGACCGGATCCAAGGCCGGCGTGATCAGCGGACTGCTCTCGATCGCACTCATCGTCGTACCCGTGCTGATTTTGCTGGTCGGCCTGCATCACGAGTCGGTACGCCGCCGCGGTCGCATGGTCGCGCTCTGGGTCGTACGGACCTGGTGCGGACTGCGACACCGGCCTTCCGCTCCAATGGAGACGGCATTTCTCAGTGGGATCGACCGGATCGCCGCATTGCGGCTCGGTGGCCGGGGTGCGCTGCTCACGATGGCGCTCACGCTCGCCAACGTTCTCTCCAAGGCCGGCTGCCTGGCCGCGGTCACGCTGTCAATCTATGGACACGTGCCGTGGGCCGGGATCGTTCTCGCCTGGGCCGCCGGTCAGGGACTGCAACTGCTCAACCTCACGCCCGGCGGACTCGGAGTCGTCGACGCCGCCATCGGAGTCGCGCTAGTCGGGATCGGGATACCGGCAAGTACGGCGATCGCGATCACGCTGGTATATCGCGTGATCAGCCTGTGGCTCGTCCTGCTCGCCGGCGCCGTCACACTGTTGTATATCCGCCGAGAGGCGTGA
- a CDS encoding CaiB/BaiF CoA transferase family protein, protein MIESQPGPLDGVTVVDLTRALAGPHAGMMLGDLGARVIKVESPGSGDDTRGWGPPFVGPNDEIATYYLSCNRNKESITLDLKSDDGKDTLTKLIAKSDVLLENFRTGVLDRLGFTTTRIHEINPRLVILSITGFGHDGPQGGRAGYDQIAQGEAGLMSMTGPDPETPTKVGVPIADVLSGMYGAYGVVSALYERERTGKGKVIRTSLLASVVGVHAFQGTRWTVGKDLPVAEGPHHPSVAPYGLFRSQDGIVQISVGSESIWGKFAAAFGFDAADPKYANNGDRVRNTHELRKLVNEAFAAYSTEDLLAKLNEVGVPCGEVKNLEQVYEWDQVRSQGLVVDVDHPVLGNIELPGPPLRFYDDDTEWHRDHRYPPLLGEHNDSVRAWLDES, encoded by the coding sequence ATGATCGAGTCACAGCCCGGCCCGCTCGACGGGGTCACCGTCGTCGACCTCACCCGGGCACTCGCCGGTCCGCATGCCGGCATGATGCTCGGCGACCTCGGCGCCCGCGTGATCAAGGTCGAGTCGCCGGGATCCGGCGACGACACCCGCGGATGGGGTCCGCCGTTCGTCGGCCCGAACGACGAGATCGCGACCTACTACCTATCCTGCAATCGCAACAAGGAGTCGATCACGCTCGACCTGAAAAGCGATGATGGCAAGGACACTCTGACCAAGCTGATCGCAAAAAGCGATGTCCTGCTGGAAAACTTCCGCACCGGTGTCCTTGACCGGCTCGGGTTCACCACCACACGCATCCACGAGATCAACCCCCGGCTCGTCATCCTGTCGATCACCGGGTTCGGTCACGACGGCCCGCAAGGCGGCCGCGCCGGCTATGACCAGATCGCACAGGGCGAGGCCGGTTTGATGTCAATGACTGGGCCCGATCCCGAAACGCCCACCAAGGTCGGCGTACCCATCGCGGACGTCCTGTCCGGGATGTACGGCGCCTACGGAGTCGTCTCGGCGCTTTACGAACGTGAGCGCACCGGCAAAGGCAAGGTCATCCGCACGTCCCTGCTCGCGTCCGTCGTCGGCGTACACGCATTTCAGGGCACTCGATGGACCGTCGGCAAGGACCTGCCGGTTGCCGAAGGCCCCCACCACCCGTCCGTAGCGCCGTACGGCCTGTTCCGATCCCAGGACGGGATCGTGCAGATCTCGGTCGGCTCTGAGAGCATCTGGGGCAAGTTCGCGGCGGCATTCGGCTTTGACGCCGCCGATCCGAAGTACGCCAACAACGGCGACCGGGTGCGCAATACCCATGAGCTACGCAAGCTGGTCAACGAGGCGTTTGCGGCGTACTCCACCGAAGACTTGCTGGCCAAGCTCAACGAGGTCGGCGTGCCGTGCGGCGAAGTGAAGAATCTTGAGCAGGTCTACGAGTGGGACCAGGTGCGCTCGCAGGGCCTCGTGGTTGACGTCGACCATCCGGTCTTGGGCAACATCGAGTTGCCCGGCCCTCCACTGCGCTTCTACGACGACGACACCGAATGGCACCGCGACCATCGCTACCCGCCGCTGCTCGGCGAGCACAACGACTCCGTCCGGGCGTGGCTGGACGAATCCTGA
- a CDS encoding acyl-CoA dehydrogenase family protein, with the protein MAVQRLLPSREAEDLLQLTREIADAELAPKAAKDEADERFPREVFSVLGEAGLLGLPYSEEIGGGGQPYEVYLQVLEELASRWSSVAVGVSVHALSCFAIASFGSDQQRSWLPDMLGGKLLGAYCLSEPQAGSDPAAMTTRATRDGENYVINGAKAWTTHGGHADFYTTMVRTSDDRSRGISCFSVPSHTTGLSADTPERKMGLTGSTTATMRFDNVSIGADRRVGEEGQGLQIALAALDSGRLGIAAVAVGLAQRALDVAVAYAKERETFGRAIIDHQGLAFVLADMAAAVESARATTLSAARLKDAGKPYSQQASIAKLIATDNAMKVTTDAVQVLGGAGYTKDFPVERYMREAKVMQIFEGTNQIQRLVISRGLAKS; encoded by the coding sequence GTGGCCGTTCAACGACTTCTACCCAGCCGTGAGGCCGAAGACCTTCTTCAACTCACTCGCGAGATCGCCGACGCCGAGCTGGCGCCCAAGGCAGCCAAGGACGAGGCGGATGAACGCTTCCCGCGCGAGGTTTTCAGCGTGCTCGGCGAGGCCGGTCTACTCGGACTGCCCTACTCTGAGGAGATCGGTGGCGGCGGCCAACCATACGAGGTCTACCTACAGGTCCTCGAAGAGCTCGCGTCGCGGTGGTCGAGCGTCGCGGTAGGCGTGAGCGTGCACGCGCTGTCTTGTTTCGCGATCGCGAGCTTCGGCTCCGACCAGCAGCGATCGTGGCTGCCCGACATGCTCGGCGGCAAGTTGCTCGGCGCCTACTGCCTCTCCGAACCGCAAGCGGGCTCAGACCCCGCTGCGATGACTACCCGAGCGACCCGCGACGGCGAAAACTACGTCATCAACGGCGCCAAAGCATGGACCACACATGGCGGTCATGCTGACTTCTACACCACGATGGTCCGCACCTCCGACGACCGCTCGCGCGGCATCTCCTGCTTCTCGGTGCCGTCGCACACCACCGGCCTGAGCGCGGACACCCCGGAACGCAAGATGGGACTGACCGGCTCCACGACCGCCACGATGCGATTCGACAACGTATCGATCGGCGCAGACCGGCGCGTCGGCGAGGAAGGGCAGGGCCTGCAGATTGCACTAGCCGCACTCGACTCCGGCCGGCTCGGGATCGCCGCGGTGGCGGTCGGTTTAGCCCAGCGAGCGCTCGACGTCGCGGTCGCTTACGCGAAGGAACGCGAGACGTTCGGGCGCGCGATCATCGACCACCAGGGGCTCGCGTTCGTGCTGGCCGACATGGCCGCCGCGGTCGAATCCGCACGCGCAACCACTCTGTCGGCGGCGCGTCTGAAGGACGCCGGCAAGCCGTACTCCCAACAGGCCAGCATCGCCAAGTTAATCGCGACGGACAACGCCATGAAGGTCACTACGGACGCCGTACAGGTCCTCGGCGGCGCCGGCTACACCAAGGACTTCCCAGTGGAGCGCTACATGCGGGAGGCCAAAGTCATGCAGATCTTCGAGGGCACCAATCAAATCCAACGACTCGTGATCAGCCGCGGCCTCGCCAAAAGCTGA
- the gnd gene encoding phosphogluconate dehydrogenase (NAD(+)-dependent, decarboxylating) — protein sequence MQLGMIGLGRMGANLVRRLMRDGHECVVYDHNVDAIKALADEGAIASGSIADLKAKLDGPRAVWVMVPAGDITTSVIEELATTLDSDDIVIDGGNSYYRDDIRHAKRLSEKGIHLIDCGTSGGVWGLERGYCLMIGGETEPVARVEAIFKTIAPGFESAERTPGREGAIAPSEMGYLHCGPNGAGHFVKMVHNGIEYGMMASIAEGLNIIRNADIGTRIEKGDAETAPLAEPEFYQYDIDVAEVTEVWRRGSVVGSWLVDLTAEALHESPDLADYSGRVSDSGEGRWTSIAAIDEGVPAPVLSAALYSRFASRDLSKFADQALSAMRKEFGGHDEKPAS from the coding sequence ATGCAGCTTGGGATGATCGGACTCGGACGGATGGGCGCCAACCTGGTGCGCCGCTTGATGCGCGATGGACATGAATGTGTCGTCTACGACCACAACGTCGACGCGATCAAGGCGCTGGCTGATGAAGGAGCGATCGCGAGCGGCTCGATTGCCGACCTGAAGGCCAAGCTCGATGGGCCGCGGGCAGTGTGGGTGATGGTTCCTGCCGGCGATATCACGACCTCGGTAATCGAGGAACTGGCCACGACGCTGGACTCCGACGACATCGTCATCGATGGCGGCAACTCCTACTACCGCGATGATATCCGGCACGCCAAACGACTCTCTGAAAAAGGAATTCACCTCATCGACTGCGGCACCAGTGGCGGGGTGTGGGGCCTGGAGCGCGGCTACTGCTTGATGATCGGCGGCGAGACCGAGCCGGTCGCGAGGGTCGAAGCGATCTTCAAGACCATCGCCCCAGGTTTCGAGTCGGCGGAACGCACTCCCGGGCGCGAAGGTGCGATAGCGCCCTCCGAGATGGGTTACCTGCACTGCGGCCCGAACGGCGCCGGACACTTCGTGAAAATGGTGCACAACGGTATCGAGTACGGCATGATGGCCTCCATCGCCGAGGGACTTAACATCATCCGCAACGCCGACATCGGCACGAGGATTGAAAAAGGCGACGCGGAGACCGCACCGCTGGCCGAGCCGGAGTTCTACCAGTACGACATCGACGTCGCCGAGGTCACCGAGGTCTGGCGCCGCGGCAGCGTCGTCGGCTCGTGGCTGGTGGACCTGACTGCCGAGGCACTGCATGAGTCGCCGGACCTCGCCGATTACAGCGGACGCGTGTCGGACTCCGGCGAAGGTCGCTGGACGTCGATCGCGGCGATCGACGAGGGAGTCCCGGCGCCGGTGCTCAGTGCCGCGCTCTACTCCCGATTCGCCTCGCGCGATCTCAGCAAGTTCGCCGATCAAGCTCTGTCGGCCATGCGCAAGGAGTTCGGTGGCCATGACGAGAAGCCGGCGAGCTAG
- the pgi gene encoding glucose-6-phosphate isomerase, giving the protein MMAPKPARALTELPAWRELEQHARDMKDVTLRELFDEDPFRVRDFSFDELGLYADFAKNRVTRDTMRMLLDLAEQAGLSERIEAMFAGDKINVSEDRAVLHVALRADRNATIDVDGHNVVPDVHEVLDRMAAFADKVRSGEWTGHTGKRIRNVINIGIGGSDLGPRMAYQALLPFSDRDLRVEFVSNIDGAEFVEATRGLDPAETIFIVCSKSWHTLETLTNAGAARDWVLAAFNGDTAAVARHFVAVSTNADGVREFGIDTDNMFGFWDWVGGRYSFDSAVGLSLMVAVGPDNFTEMLAGFRAVDEHVRKTKLDRNIPVLMGLLSVWYNNFLGAQTQAVLPYSHYLAHLPAYFQQLEMESNGKHVTLAGDQVDYQTGQIIWGQPGTNGQHAFYQLIHQGTKLIPCDFIGVAKPLSDLEHQHDLLIANVFAQTEALAFGRSEKELRDAGSPEAQIPHRVCKGNQPTTTLMLDQLSPRSLGTLIALYEHKVLTEGVIWGIDSFDQWGVELGKILAGTIADEVTADGAPSLKHDESTSELIRRYRKSRGRPV; this is encoded by the coding sequence ATGATGGCTCCGAAACCGGCTCGCGCGCTGACCGAGTTACCCGCGTGGCGTGAGCTTGAGCAGCACGCACGCGATATGAAAGACGTGACACTGCGCGAGCTGTTCGATGAAGATCCCTTCAGAGTTCGCGATTTTTCGTTCGATGAGCTCGGGCTGTATGCCGACTTCGCCAAGAACAGGGTCACCCGCGACACCATGCGGATGCTGCTCGATCTCGCCGAACAAGCCGGTCTGTCTGAGCGCATCGAGGCGATGTTCGCCGGAGACAAGATCAACGTCTCCGAGGACCGCGCCGTACTCCATGTGGCGCTACGTGCCGATCGCAATGCGACTATCGATGTGGACGGCCATAACGTCGTACCCGACGTGCACGAGGTCCTCGACCGGATGGCGGCGTTCGCGGACAAAGTACGAAGCGGTGAATGGACCGGGCACACCGGCAAACGGATACGCAACGTCATTAACATCGGCATCGGTGGTTCTGACCTGGGACCGCGGATGGCCTACCAGGCGCTGCTTCCCTTCAGCGATCGCGATCTGAGGGTCGAGTTCGTGTCCAATATCGACGGCGCCGAGTTCGTGGAGGCAACCCGCGGGCTCGATCCGGCCGAGACGATCTTCATCGTGTGCTCCAAGAGCTGGCACACGCTCGAGACGCTGACAAACGCGGGCGCAGCCCGGGACTGGGTGCTCGCCGCGTTCAACGGTGACACCGCGGCAGTTGCGCGGCACTTTGTCGCCGTCTCGACAAACGCGGACGGCGTACGCGAGTTCGGGATCGACACCGACAACATGTTCGGTTTCTGGGACTGGGTCGGCGGGCGTTATTCATTCGACTCGGCGGTCGGCCTGTCGCTGATGGTGGCGGTCGGACCGGATAACTTCACGGAGATGCTGGCGGGATTCCGGGCCGTTGATGAGCACGTCCGGAAGACGAAACTAGACCGCAACATCCCCGTGCTCATGGGGCTGTTATCGGTCTGGTACAACAACTTCCTCGGTGCGCAGACCCAGGCGGTACTGCCATACAGTCACTATCTCGCGCACCTTCCGGCGTACTTCCAGCAGTTGGAGATGGAAAGCAACGGGAAGCATGTCACATTGGCCGGCGACCAGGTCGATTATCAGACCGGGCAGATCATCTGGGGCCAGCCGGGGACAAACGGACAGCACGCGTTCTATCAGCTCATCCATCAAGGCACCAAGCTAATCCCGTGCGACTTCATCGGTGTTGCCAAGCCGCTGAGCGACCTGGAACATCAGCACGACCTGTTGATCGCCAATGTGTTCGCGCAAACCGAGGCGCTGGCGTTCGGGCGTTCGGAGAAGGAACTCAGGGACGCCGGCTCACCGGAAGCGCAGATCCCGCACCGGGTCTGCAAAGGTAACCAGCCGACCACGACGCTGATGCTCGACCAGCTGTCACCGCGCAGCCTCGGCACGCTGATCGCCTTGTATGAACACAAAGTGCTCACCGAGGGCGTCATCTGGGGGATTGACTCGTTCGACCAGTGGGGCGTCGAGCTCGGCAAGATCCTCGCCGGGACCATCGCTGACGAGGTCACCGCCGACGGGGCGCCGAGCCTGAAGCACGACGAGTCGACGAGCGAGCTGATCCGACGCTACCGAAAGTCCCGTGGCCGCCCGGTCTAA
- a CDS encoding NADPH:quinone oxidoreductase family protein, producing MRAWQVGAQGEPGAVMTLTDLPEVTPGDGQLAVRVRACSLGFPDVLMCRGEYQVKPDLPFVPGTEICADVIATGPGVVKFAVGDRILGSPLGAVGGLAELAIVNEYQARTAPEGLDDAEAASLLSAFQTGWIGLHRRCALRSGEYLLVHAAAGGVGNAAVQLGIAAGATVIGVTRGQKKAALVRGLGAHLVIDRTKDSVIDEVKRFTGGHGADVVYDPVGGDSYAESTKCIAFEGRILLVGFAGGEIQSQRLNHPLIKNYSILGLHAGLYTDRNRAVTATAYADLVRLVGEGKIRPLVGRRVDFSDAAEATQELADGKTTGRSVVMFS from the coding sequence ATGCGCGCCTGGCAAGTCGGCGCTCAGGGAGAGCCAGGCGCAGTCATGACGCTCACCGACCTCCCGGAGGTAACGCCCGGCGACGGCCAGCTCGCGGTCCGAGTACGCGCGTGTTCGCTTGGGTTTCCCGACGTACTCATGTGCCGAGGCGAATACCAGGTCAAGCCGGACCTGCCATTCGTACCCGGCACCGAAATCTGTGCCGATGTCATCGCCACTGGGCCGGGCGTGGTCAAGTTCGCCGTCGGCGACCGGATCCTGGGGTCGCCGCTCGGGGCGGTCGGCGGACTCGCCGAGCTCGCGATCGTCAACGAATACCAAGCGCGCACGGCACCCGAGGGCCTCGACGACGCCGAGGCCGCGTCATTGCTATCGGCGTTCCAGACCGGCTGGATCGGACTGCACCGGCGATGCGCGCTGCGGTCCGGCGAGTATCTGCTCGTCCACGCGGCCGCCGGTGGTGTCGGCAATGCGGCCGTACAGCTAGGAATCGCGGCCGGCGCGACGGTCATTGGCGTCACCCGTGGACAGAAGAAGGCCGCGCTCGTGCGCGGTCTCGGCGCGCACCTGGTCATCGACCGCACCAAGGACTCGGTCATCGACGAGGTCAAGAGGTTCACCGGCGGGCACGGCGCCGACGTCGTCTACGACCCCGTCGGCGGCGATTCGTACGCCGAATCCACCAAGTGCATCGCGTTCGAAGGCCGGATCCTGCTGGTCGGCTTCGCCGGAGGCGAGATCCAGTCGCAACGCCTCAACCACCCGCTGATCAAGAACTACTCGATCCTCGGCTTACACGCGGGGCTCTACACCGACCGCAACCGCGCGGTGACGGCCACGGCGTACGCCGACCTGGTCCGGCTCGTCGGCGAAGGCAAGATCCGGCCGCTTGTCGGCCGCCGGGTCGACTTCTCTGATGCGGCCGAAGCCACTCAAGAGCTTGCCGACGGTAAGACCACCGGGCGCAGCGTCGTCATGTTCAGCTAG
- a CDS encoding 3-hydroxyacyl-CoA dehydrogenase encodes MQIKDTVAVVTGGASGLGLATVKRLVEGGGKAVIIDLPTSKGAEIAGELGDAVQFSAADVTDADQVAAALDVADGMGEIRVTINCAGIGNAVRTVGKKGPFPLDAFKKVVEINLIGTFNVIRLAAERMLKHDPIGEERGVIVNTASAAAFDGQIGQAAYSASKGGIVGMTLPVARDLSSMQIRVCTIAPGLFRTPLMLGAPDDVLEALGKQVPHPSRLGNPEEYAALAAHIVENPMLNGETIRLDGAIRMAPR; translated from the coding sequence ATGCAGATCAAAGACACCGTCGCCGTCGTCACTGGCGGCGCCTCGGGCCTCGGCCTGGCCACCGTCAAGCGACTGGTCGAAGGCGGCGGCAAGGCCGTCATCATCGACCTACCCACGTCGAAGGGCGCCGAGATCGCAGGCGAGCTCGGGGACGCCGTACAGTTCTCCGCCGCCGACGTCACCGACGCCGATCAAGTAGCCGCCGCGCTGGACGTCGCCGACGGCATGGGCGAGATCCGGGTGACGATCAACTGCGCGGGAATCGGCAACGCGGTCCGCACGGTCGGCAAGAAGGGACCCTTTCCGCTCGACGCGTTCAAGAAGGTCGTCGAGATCAACCTGATCGGCACGTTCAACGTGATCCGGCTCGCGGCCGAGCGCATGCTCAAACACGATCCAATCGGCGAAGAGCGCGGCGTCATCGTCAACACCGCCTCCGCCGCGGCGTTCGACGGCCAGATCGGGCAGGCGGCGTACTCAGCGTCGAAGGGCGGCATCGTCGGCATGACGCTGCCGGTTGCCCGTGACCTGTCTTCGATGCAGATCCGGGTCTGCACGATTGCGCCGGGACTGTTCCGTACGCCGCTCATGCTCGGTGCGCCAGACGACGTACTCGAAGCACTCGGCAAGCAGGTGCCGCACCCCAGCCGGCTGGGCAACCCTGAGGAGTACGCCGCGCTTGCCGCGCACATCGTGGAAAACCCGATGCTCAACGGCGAGACGATCCGCCTCGACGGCGCAATCCGGATGGCGCCGCGCTAA
- a CDS encoding nuclear transport factor 2 family protein — MTQQQPETLSRHAALEMVASAEKAFAYPFDVEGILDGFTDDVVIRFGDLPEISGKADAERFLRTRFARQKDYKLRKTLRALDGNIVGNYWDGTWTDTQTGKEMQCIGTEFWTVRAGRIALWEATINIWEVGAPPSIPLT, encoded by the coding sequence ATGACCCAACAACAGCCAGAAACATTGTCTCGTCACGCCGCACTCGAAATGGTGGCGTCGGCTGAAAAAGCGTTCGCTTACCCATTTGACGTGGAAGGAATCCTCGACGGGTTCACCGACGACGTCGTCATTCGATTTGGTGATCTGCCTGAGATCAGCGGTAAGGCCGACGCTGAGCGATTCCTGCGCACCCGGTTCGCTCGTCAGAAGGACTACAAGCTCCGTAAGACACTGCGCGCACTCGACGGAAATATCGTCGGCAACTACTGGGACGGCACGTGGACCGACACGCAGACGGGCAAGGAAATGCAGTGCATAGGAACGGAGTTCTGGACCGTGCGCGCCGGCAGGATCGCGCTGTGGGAAGCCACGATCAACATTTGGGAGGTCGGCGCCCCGCCGTCCATTCCGCTTACTTAG